In Erpetoichthys calabaricus chromosome 2, fErpCal1.3, whole genome shotgun sequence, a genomic segment contains:
- the mex3a gene encoding RNA-binding protein MEX3B isoform X1, with amino-acid sequence MPSLLVLAGIMEKNGGYGGALAGSGFGTEGLLAPPDEEEEDSRALRVALGQLSLLGLGEAEDGGGGGGGGGNSGNGAQDRSNNNAHQHPSGGGGGGDTVLLQGKNKLCVLYEGASESKGRGCNITECVPVPSSEHVAEIVGRQGCKIKALRAKTNTYIKTPVRGEEPVFLITGRKEDVALARREIISAAEHFSMLRASRNKLGVTFTGSPPSMPGQTTIQVRVPYRVVGLVVGPKGSTIKRIQQQTCTYIVTPSRDRDPVFEITGSPGNAERAREEIEAHIAFRTGGLHDLNNENDCLLGQTAESGMLENRLHQVWGLQGTRKPLSSSYRQNSSLEDPLSAIYGKTIGDHHDFGNEKPCSYFTSTADSVGTHCWGDPEYGKPVAFYAQQRSKSFGGLSLPLARLSPSLQDPSSTSALGHSQARRAHSEPISASVFPSRISLGQGLAAPDSSPSTRDCMTCFESKVTAALVPCGHNLFCMECAIRICEVAHPECPVCHTLVTQAIRIFS; translated from the exons ATGCCTAGCCTGCTGGTTCTAGCAGGGATCATGGAAAAAAACGGGGGCTACGGCGGGGCTCTGGCCGGCTCCGGGTTCGGGACAGAGGGGCTCCTGGCGCCGCcagacgaggaggaggaggactccCGTGCCCTGAGGGTCGCGCTGGGCCAGCTGTCCCTCCTGGGGCTCGGGGAAGCCGAGGACGGTggtggaggaggaggtggaggtgGCAATTCTGGCAATGGGGCACAAGATCGGAGTAACAACAATGCCCATCAGCACCCCAGTGGCGGAGGCGGTGGCGGGGACACGGTGCTCCTGCAGGGGAAGAACAAGTTGTGTGTCCTGTACGAAGGGGCAAGTGAGTCCAAGGGACGGGGTTGCAACATTACCGAGTGTGTCCCGGTGCCCAGTTCGGAGCATGTGGCCGAAATAGTCGGCAGACAAG GATGCAAGATCAAAGCCTTACGAGCGAAGACCAACACATATATCAAGACACCAGTACGAGGAGAAGAACCAGTGTTTCTTATCACAGGCAGAAAGGAAGATGTAGCCCTTGCCAGACGGGAGATTATCTCGGCAGCAGAGCACTTTTCCATGCTCAGAGCATCACGCAATAAGTTGGGAGTCACCTTCACAGGTTCCCCACCCAGTATGCCAGGCCAAACCACTATCCAGGTCAGGGTACCTTACCGGGTGGTAGGGTTAGTGGTTGGCCCTAAAGGCTCCACTATCAAACGCAtacaacaacaaacctgcacttACATTGTTACCCCTAGTCGAGATCGAGACCCTGTGTTTGAAATCACTGGGTCCCCAGGGAATGCTGAACGTGCCCGTGAGGAAATCGAAGCCCACATTGCCTTCCGTACTGGGGGCCTCCATGacttaaacaatgaaaatgacTGTCTCCTTGGTCAAACGGCAGAATCTGGAATGCTTGAAAACCGTCTTCATCAAGTTTGGGGCCTACAGGGCACTAGGAAGCCACTTTCCAGCAGCTACCGGCAGAACAGCAGCCTTGAAGACCCCCTGAGTGCTATATATGGGAAGACCATTGGGGATCATCATGATTTTGGAAATGAGAAGCCCTGTTCCTATTTTACTTCCACAGCTGACAGTGTGGGCACACATTGCTGGGGTGATCCAGAGTATGGTAAGCCAGTAGCTTTCTATGCCCAACAGCGATCCAAAAGTTTTGGTGGCCTTTCATTACCCCTGGCCAGGTTGTCACCAAGCCTGCAGGATCCATCCTCAACTTCAGCCCTGGGTCATTCTCAAGCCAGACGGGCACACAGTGAGCCTATTTCAGCTTCCGTTTTTCCAAGTCGAATCAGCTTGGGTCAAGGCCTGGCAGCGCCAGATTCTTCTCCCAGCACCCGAGACTGCATGACCTGTTTTGAGAGCAAGGTGACCGCTGCCCTAGTGCCATGTGGGCACAACCTCTTCTGCATGGAGTGTGCCATCCGGATCTGCGAAGTTGCTCACCCTGAGTGTCCGGTCTGCCATACGCTGGTGACGCAAGCCATTAGAATATTTTCCTAA
- the mex3a gene encoding RNA-binding protein MEX3B isoform X2, with protein sequence MPSLLVLAGIMEKNGGYGGALAGSGFGTEGLLAPPDEEEEDSRALRVALGQLSLLGLGEAEDGGGGGGGGGNSGNGAQDRSNNNAHQHPSGGGGGGDTVLLQGKNKLCVLYEGARCKIKALRAKTNTYIKTPVRGEEPVFLITGRKEDVALARREIISAAEHFSMLRASRNKLGVTFTGSPPSMPGQTTIQVRVPYRVVGLVVGPKGSTIKRIQQQTCTYIVTPSRDRDPVFEITGSPGNAERAREEIEAHIAFRTGGLHDLNNENDCLLGQTAESGMLENRLHQVWGLQGTRKPLSSSYRQNSSLEDPLSAIYGKTIGDHHDFGNEKPCSYFTSTADSVGTHCWGDPEYGKPVAFYAQQRSKSFGGLSLPLARLSPSLQDPSSTSALGHSQARRAHSEPISASVFPSRISLGQGLAAPDSSPSTRDCMTCFESKVTAALVPCGHNLFCMECAIRICEVAHPECPVCHTLVTQAIRIFS encoded by the exons ATGCCTAGCCTGCTGGTTCTAGCAGGGATCATGGAAAAAAACGGGGGCTACGGCGGGGCTCTGGCCGGCTCCGGGTTCGGGACAGAGGGGCTCCTGGCGCCGCcagacgaggaggaggaggactccCGTGCCCTGAGGGTCGCGCTGGGCCAGCTGTCCCTCCTGGGGCTCGGGGAAGCCGAGGACGGTggtggaggaggaggtggaggtgGCAATTCTGGCAATGGGGCACAAGATCGGAGTAACAACAATGCCCATCAGCACCCCAGTGGCGGAGGCGGTGGCGGGGACACGGTGCTCCTGCAGGGGAAGAACAAGTTGTGTGTCCTGTACGAAGGGGCAA GATGCAAGATCAAAGCCTTACGAGCGAAGACCAACACATATATCAAGACACCAGTACGAGGAGAAGAACCAGTGTTTCTTATCACAGGCAGAAAGGAAGATGTAGCCCTTGCCAGACGGGAGATTATCTCGGCAGCAGAGCACTTTTCCATGCTCAGAGCATCACGCAATAAGTTGGGAGTCACCTTCACAGGTTCCCCACCCAGTATGCCAGGCCAAACCACTATCCAGGTCAGGGTACCTTACCGGGTGGTAGGGTTAGTGGTTGGCCCTAAAGGCTCCACTATCAAACGCAtacaacaacaaacctgcacttACATTGTTACCCCTAGTCGAGATCGAGACCCTGTGTTTGAAATCACTGGGTCCCCAGGGAATGCTGAACGTGCCCGTGAGGAAATCGAAGCCCACATTGCCTTCCGTACTGGGGGCCTCCATGacttaaacaatgaaaatgacTGTCTCCTTGGTCAAACGGCAGAATCTGGAATGCTTGAAAACCGTCTTCATCAAGTTTGGGGCCTACAGGGCACTAGGAAGCCACTTTCCAGCAGCTACCGGCAGAACAGCAGCCTTGAAGACCCCCTGAGTGCTATATATGGGAAGACCATTGGGGATCATCATGATTTTGGAAATGAGAAGCCCTGTTCCTATTTTACTTCCACAGCTGACAGTGTGGGCACACATTGCTGGGGTGATCCAGAGTATGGTAAGCCAGTAGCTTTCTATGCCCAACAGCGATCCAAAAGTTTTGGTGGCCTTTCATTACCCCTGGCCAGGTTGTCACCAAGCCTGCAGGATCCATCCTCAACTTCAGCCCTGGGTCATTCTCAAGCCAGACGGGCACACAGTGAGCCTATTTCAGCTTCCGTTTTTCCAAGTCGAATCAGCTTGGGTCAAGGCCTGGCAGCGCCAGATTCTTCTCCCAGCACCCGAGACTGCATGACCTGTTTTGAGAGCAAGGTGACCGCTGCCCTAGTGCCATGTGGGCACAACCTCTTCTGCATGGAGTGTGCCATCCGGATCTGCGAAGTTGCTCACCCTGAGTGTCCGGTCTGCCATACGCTGGTGACGCAAGCCATTAGAATATTTTCCTAA